The region GGTTATTACGACGATCTTGGCCTTTGAAGTGGCTCGACAAAAATGGCATTGGAGTTTGCTCAAAGCTTCGGCGATCTTTGGATCCTTCTTTGTCGTCGACATGGCTTTCTTTGCGGCAAATATCCGTAAAGTCACGCATGGTGGCTGGGTGCCGTTGGTGATTGGCCTTGTGATTTATCTTTTGATGACGACATGGCAAAAAGGGCGTCAGGTGCTCTTCCGTCGTTTGAAAGAAAGATCCATGCCGATTGAGGAGTTCTGCCAAAAACTTTTAAGAGAACCTCCTTTGCGTGCTCCCGGAACGGCGATCTACATGTCCGGAGATCCATGGGGCGTTCCTGTTCCACTATTGCATAATTTGAAACACAATAAAGTTTTACATCAGCGCGTGGCGATTTTAACAATTCAAACGCGAGAAGTGCCTTTTGTTTCTAAAAAAGACCGGGTTTCTATTCAGGAAGTCATTCCAAACATGTACCGTATTCTGGCCTACTACGGATTTATGGAAATTCCTAAGATGAAGCATATCTTGGAGGCTTGCCGCTCAAAAGATATTCACTTCAATGTTACGGACACGACATTTGTTTTAGGTCGAGAAACAATTATCGCCGATAAGAGCGCAAACCGTCCTGATGAACCAGGGATGCCACACTGGCGTGAACGTCTGTTTGCAATCATGTCGAAGAATGCCCAAAGACCCACAGCCTTCTTTAGAATTCCGCCGAATCAAGTGATCGAAGTGGGGATACAGGTTGAAATCTAATCACTCTAAGAGCAGACGTTCGATCTGCTCTTTTTGTTGAAGTCCATCTTCATATCCAATCTCTGTCAGTGTTTTACAGTATTCCTGATCAAATAAAAGGAAGCTCGCTATTTCGCTGGCATCCTGAAGAGATCCTAAGCCGCGCAGTAAGTAGCGAATCATTCTTGGCAGTCTCTCAACTTTATTCGAGGCGATCTGTGAAAGGTCGCGTGAGGGAGAAATCCACACATATTGAATGGGACGAACAGACAGAGACGATTGTTCCTTTTCGGAAAGCTTCAGGATATTTGAATTGATTCTTTCTATTCTTTCAATGTCGACCTCAAGACCATCCATCATCACGGCATGCAGAAGCACACTGACGACACGTCCCACCGTCGGAGGTTTCACATCTTGAACGTGATGAGAAGTGTAACAAAGATCCTGTTTTTTTCTTACGCCAATAGCGATCAATTTTCTAGCCCCCATGTAGATGGCCGGCCCACACGGAGACTGATTGCGAATGCAGCCATCTCCGTAGTGTCGGTGTCCGATAGTGACGGGTGGGAAGAGCAGCGGAATGGCTGCAGAGGCTAAAAGATGATCCGATGTGATTTTACTGGCTTCTGACTGACGACGGACCCTCTGCCACGAAGGTATTTCTTGAGTTCCTTGAACAAAGGTGACAGTGGAGGTGCTAAAGTAATCAAGTGCAGACACCGCCAGCGCCGAGAACTTTTTGGCGTCGATATTCTTTTGTATGTTTGAAAAATCACAATGCTTGCGAATTAAAGATTTTAACGGCGACGTATCTA is a window of Bdellovibrio bacteriovorus DNA encoding:
- a CDS encoding patatin-like phospholipase family protein, which encodes MSVGLVLSGGGARAAYQAGVIAAIAEIAEKNGVQQLFNYYTGVSAGAINATMLASTPECRITNGTKKLLDLWSHVTAEQVYVTDPFHLSFGGIKWITDLSMGGMKPTSHRRALLDTSPLKSLIRKHCDFSNIQKNIDAKKFSALAVSALDYFSTSTVTFVQGTQEIPSWQRVRRQSEASKITSDHLLASAAIPLLFPPVTIGHRHYGDGCIRNQSPCGPAIYMGARKLIAIGVRKKQDLCYTSHHVQDVKPPTVGRVVSVLLHAVMMDGLEVDIERIERINSNILKLSEKEQSSLSVRPIQYVWISPSRDLSQIASNKVERLPRMIRYLLRGLGSLQDASEIASFLLFDQEYCKTLTEIGYEDGLQQKEQIERLLLE